In Bicyclus anynana chromosome 1, ilBicAnyn1.1, whole genome shotgun sequence, a single window of DNA contains:
- the LOC128198116 gene encoding luciferin 4-monooxygenase-like, translating into MFAEQIKNGIIYGDQNFFVPPHLNFGAFVLEKILKHNDKVALINGETGVQITFREMVQKIVNIASALTDLGVEIGDVVAIASENRLEYFVSSIAVYCCGGISTFFNNAYTKNELTHAINISKPKFIFVSGEVFKKHRETLRNIDFIKKFILYDEMVTSNDCIHYRELAERYVDVNTYKSVDYKGTTGSAKGAKITHLNLIVACQQPQCPHIKHLLQAYGITEATGAVTREMETAPKEGSVGPVVPGIIIKVVDPETNKILGVGEPGEVRISGPAVFDGYIGKDKKDDFDEEGFYKTGDIAYYDKDGYFYIVDRIKEIIKYKAWQVPPSELEGLLLQHPSIKEAGVTGTPDLLAGELPTAFVVKQQDAKVTEQEIIDYISDKVAPWKKLRGGVIFVDEVPKTPSGKILRRKLKALLQSVQKIPASKL; encoded by the exons ATAAATGGAGAAACTGGAGTACAGATTACATTTCGAGAAATGGTCCAGAAAATTGTGAACATCGCTTCGGCCTTAACCGATCTCGGTGTGGAGATTGGTGACGTAGTGGCCATAGCGAGTGAAAACAGACTTGAATACTTCGTTTCTTCTATAGCAGTTTATTGCTGCGGTGGGATCAGCACCTTCTTTAACAACGCTTATACCAAAA ATGAGCTGACTCACGCTATTAATATCTCCAAGCCGAAGTTCATTTTTGTTTCTGGCGAAGTCTTCAAAAAACATAGAGAAACTTTAAGAAATATTgactttattaaaaagtttattttatacgaCGAAATGGTAACATCTAATGACTGTATCCACTATCGAGAATTGGCTGAAAGATATGTGGATGTTAACACGTATAAATCTGTTGACTATAAAG GGACTACGGGCTCTGCTAAAGGAGCCAAAATAACCCATCTTAATTTAATCGTAGCATGCCAACAACCACA GTGTCCTCATATAAAACACCTATTGCAAGCTTACGGAATAACAGAAGCCACGGGAGCAGTAACTAGAGAAATGGAAACCGCACCAAAGGAAGGAAGTGTTGGCCCAGTCGTTCCAGGAATAATTATTAAG GTTGTAGATCCAGAAACCAATAAAATTCTCGGAGTCGGTGAGCCAGGTGAAGTACGTATCAGTGGTCCAGCTGTGTTTGATGGTTACATTGGAAAAGATAAGAAAGATGACTTCGACGAGGAAGGATTCTACAAAACAGGCGACATCGCGTATTACGATAAAGACggctatttttatattgttgacCGGATAAAAGAAATCATTAAATATAAGGCATGGCAA GTACCTCCGTCAGAACTAGAAGGTTTACTATTACAGCATCCATCAATAAAAGAAGCTGGTGTCACAGGTACTCCAGATCTATTGGCAGGGGAACTACCTACAGCGTTTGTTGTCAAACAACAAGACGCTAAAGTTACTGAACAAGAGATTATTGACTATATTAGTGATAAG GTAGCGCCGTGGAAAAAACTGAGAGGCGGTGTAATATTTGTAGATGAGGTACCAAAAACTCCCAGTGGCAAAATTCTGAGGCGAAAACTGAAAGCGCTCCTACAAAGCGTACAAAAGATACCTGCCAGCAAATTGTGA